Proteins co-encoded in one Marinomonas sp. IMCC 4694 genomic window:
- the ntrC gene encoding nitrogen regulation protein NR(I), whose translation MATEETVWIVDDDRSIRWVLEKTLEQEGIQCRLFDSAENLVNIIDKEQPSAIISDIRMPGMDGLKLLEKLQKDHPYLPVIIMTAHSDLESAVASYQGGAFEYLPKPFDVEEAVSLVKRAMLHHKNARPSTEDMDAIEEVQVDKEIIGEAPAMQEVFRAIGRLANSNITVLINGESGTGKELVAQALHTHSPRAANPFIALNMAAIPRDLIESELFGHEKGAFTGANTQRRGRFEQANGGTLFLDEIGDMPAETQTRLLRVLADGEFYRVGGHTPVKVDVRIIAATHQNLESLVKKGTFREDLFHRLNVIRVHLPKLAERREDIPKLARHFLSRAADELSVEPKILTKETEQYLTHLDWPGNVRQLENTCRWLIVMASGREVLVEDLPPELLAAVPHEQPFSSWEEALKNWVDSSLASGQKGILDQAVPKFERIMIETALAHTGGRRRDASLLLGWGRNTLTRKIKELNIDHAEQDED comes from the coding sequence ATGGCAACAGAAGAAACCGTATGGATTGTTGACGACGACCGATCCATTCGCTGGGTATTAGAAAAAACATTAGAGCAAGAAGGCATACAGTGTCGCCTATTTGATTCTGCTGAGAACCTCGTCAATATAATTGACAAAGAGCAACCCAGTGCCATTATCAGTGACATCCGTATGCCAGGCATGGACGGACTAAAGCTGCTTGAAAAGCTACAAAAAGACCACCCATACTTGCCTGTTATCATAATGACTGCCCACTCAGATTTAGAAAGTGCGGTCGCTTCTTACCAAGGCGGCGCCTTTGAATACCTGCCTAAACCCTTTGACGTGGAAGAAGCCGTAAGCCTAGTTAAGCGCGCTATGCTGCATCACAAAAATGCGCGACCCAGCACAGAAGATATGGACGCCATCGAAGAGGTACAGGTCGACAAAGAGATCATTGGCGAAGCCCCCGCGATGCAAGAAGTTTTTCGTGCAATTGGCCGGTTGGCCAATTCCAATATAACGGTTTTAATTAATGGCGAATCAGGCACAGGTAAAGAGCTGGTAGCACAAGCGCTTCATACTCATAGCCCCAGAGCCGCCAACCCATTTATTGCACTGAACATGGCGGCGATTCCTCGTGATTTGATTGAATCTGAATTATTTGGTCACGAAAAAGGCGCCTTTACCGGTGCCAACACTCAACGCCGCGGCCGTTTTGAACAAGCTAATGGCGGCACACTCTTTTTGGACGAAATTGGCGACATGCCAGCGGAGACGCAAACCCGTCTATTACGCGTGCTGGCCGATGGTGAATTTTATCGGGTTGGCGGCCATACACCGGTAAAAGTGGATGTGCGGATTATTGCGGCCACCCACCAAAATCTAGAATCTTTGGTAAAAAAAGGCACTTTTAGGGAAGATCTATTCCATCGACTTAACGTTATCCGTGTTCATTTGCCCAAACTCGCTGAGCGTCGCGAAGACATCCCCAAATTGGCGCGTCATTTTTTAAGCCGCGCCGCTGATGAGCTCTCGGTTGAACCCAAAATACTCACGAAAGAAACCGAGCAGTACCTTACCCATCTTGATTGGCCTGGCAACGTACGCCAACTTGAAAACACTTGCCGCTGGTTGATCGTTATGGCATCTGGTCGCGAGGTCTTGGTAGAAGACTTACCACCTGAGCTATTGGCCGCGGTGCCTCACGAACAACCCTTTTCATCATGGGAAGAAGCGCTTAAAAACTGGGTAGACAGCTCGCTCGCAAGCGGACAAAAAGGCATTTTGGATCAAGCTGTGCCTAAATTTGAGCGCATAATGATTGAAACCGCCTTGGCTCATACTGGCGGGCGTCGACGCGATGCGTCTTTATTGCTGGGCTGGGGGCGCAACACACTCACCCGTAAAATAAAGGAATTAAACATTGATCATGCAGAGCAAGACGAGGATTGA
- the tatA gene encoding Sec-independent protein translocase subunit TatA, with protein sequence MLGGISIWQLLIVLAILILIFGTKKLKNLGSDLGGAVKGFKEAVDKDKDPEEQKTAQHKVIDAETKKDDKSA encoded by the coding sequence ATGTTAGGTGGAATCAGTATTTGGCAATTGCTTATTGTATTGGCTATTTTAATACTTATCTTTGGCACCAAAAAGCTCAAAAACTTGGGGTCTGATTTAGGTGGCGCCGTAAAAGGCTTTAAAGAAGCGGTCGACAAAGACAAGGATCCAGAAGAGCAAAAAACCGCCCAGCATAAAGTGATTGATGCTGAAACTAAAAAAGACGATAAGAGCGCCTAA
- the tatB gene encoding Sec-independent protein translocase protein TatB has product MFDIGFSELLVVFVVGLLILGPERLPHAAKTAGLWVRKIRRSINSVQREINAQLDHEELQQKITETNQRVLKEGQSIQNKITPHPESAANTDNQPAPLMVASTGQDIAPENNMASYQDNESRQDNEPLQGNTPETRQLNPRADT; this is encoded by the coding sequence GTGTTCGATATTGGCTTTTCAGAATTATTGGTGGTTTTTGTAGTGGGTTTACTCATTCTTGGCCCTGAACGCTTACCCCATGCTGCAAAAACCGCAGGGTTGTGGGTGCGTAAAATTCGACGCAGTATTAATTCGGTACAACGTGAAATTAATGCACAGCTCGATCACGAGGAGCTGCAGCAAAAAATTACCGAGACCAACCAACGCGTATTAAAAGAAGGGCAATCTATTCAAAATAAGATTACTCCCCATCCCGAAAGCGCGGCAAATACTGACAACCAACCAGCCCCTTTGATGGTCGCTTCTACTGGTCAAGACATCGCTCCTGAAAACAACATGGCGTCATATCAAGATAACGAATCACGGCAAGACAACGAACCACTCCAAGGCAATACACCAGAGACACGTCAACTTAACCCTCGCGCGGACACTTAA
- a CDS encoding DUF3461 family protein: MYPTLQSMGITSIQDIEKFTLRYESGHDVLKIYYRREKGSLLPKSKKFKFGRSTKTVLADGGQQTYRQVQEPSLIVLRAMEELEQIVGRQHEVKVTKEDLVNELEHLEKVMTSKISEIRDKINAM; encoded by the coding sequence ATGTATCCAACGCTTCAATCCATGGGGATTACCAGTATTCAAGACATCGAAAAATTCACTTTGCGCTATGAAAGTGGTCACGATGTTTTAAAAATCTATTACCGTCGAGAAAAAGGCTCTTTACTGCCCAAAAGTAAAAAATTCAAATTTGGGCGCTCAACCAAAACCGTACTCGCGGATGGTGGTCAACAGACCTACCGCCAAGTTCAAGAACCCTCGCTTATTGTTCTTCGTGCGATGGAAGAGCTGGAGCAAATTGTTGGCAGACAACACGAGGTTAAGGTAACAAAAGAAGATTTGGTTAACGAGCTCGAGCACTTAGAAAAAGTGATGACCAGTAAAATAAGTGAAATCAGAGACAAGATTAACGCGATGTAA
- the typA gene encoding translational GTPase TypA, translated as MSNDISKLRNVAIIAHVDHGKTTLVDQLLSQSGTLDRKDQGSERIMDSNDQEKERGITILAKNTSIMWHDYRINIVDTPGHADFGGEVERVLSMVDSVLLLVDAVDGPMPQTRFVTSKAFERGLRPIVVINKIDRPGARPDWVMDQVFDLFDSLGATEEQLDFPVIYASAINGISGNDPEAMAEDMTPLYQMIVDSVPVPDVDPEGTFQMQVSALDYDSYVGVIGVGRITRGSLSPNQQVIVKSANGKERKGKVLNVKGYHGLARVDTDKASAGDIVCITGIDGLSISDTLCDPTCVEALPALSVDEPTVSMTFMVNDSPFAGKEGKYITTRNISDRLDRELIHNVALRVKQGETPDKFIVSGRGELHLSVLIESMRREGFEMGVSRPEVVQKEVDGKIHEPFELVVIDVEEQHQGSIMEELGLRKAELTNMEPDGKGRVRLEFMTPSRGLIGFRGLFLTLTSGSGIMTSVFDHYGPVKEGDVGSRQNGVLVSMLAGKTAAFALFNLQSRGRLFLGHAVEVYEGQVIGLHSRDNDLTVNPVKGKQLTNMRASGTDEALTLTPPIRHTLEQALEFIEDDELVEVTPESIRIRKKLLTENERKRAGRK; from the coding sequence ATGTCTAATGATATCAGTAAGTTACGTAACGTGGCCATCATAGCCCACGTTGACCACGGTAAAACCACCCTGGTTGACCAGCTATTAAGCCAATCTGGCACACTAGATCGTAAAGACCAAGGTTCAGAACGGATCATGGATTCCAACGATCAAGAGAAAGAGCGTGGTATCACCATTTTGGCGAAAAACACCTCTATTATGTGGCACGATTACCGTATCAATATCGTAGACACACCTGGACACGCTGACTTCGGTGGTGAAGTTGAACGTGTATTGTCCATGGTTGACTCTGTATTGTTGTTGGTGGACGCCGTTGATGGTCCTATGCCGCAAACGCGTTTCGTAACGTCTAAGGCGTTCGAACGTGGTCTTCGTCCTATTGTTGTTATCAACAAAATTGACCGCCCTGGCGCGCGCCCTGATTGGGTTATGGATCAAGTGTTTGATCTTTTTGATAGCCTTGGCGCGACCGAAGAACAGTTAGACTTCCCTGTAATCTACGCATCGGCTATCAATGGTATTTCTGGTAATGACCCAGAAGCCATGGCCGAAGATATGACACCACTTTATCAAATGATTGTTGACAGTGTGCCTGTGCCAGACGTTGATCCTGAAGGGACTTTCCAGATGCAGGTATCTGCATTGGATTATGACAGCTACGTTGGTGTTATCGGTGTAGGCCGTATTACACGCGGTAGTCTGTCCCCTAACCAGCAAGTCATTGTCAAATCGGCGAATGGTAAAGAGCGTAAAGGCAAAGTGTTAAACGTGAAGGGTTATCACGGTCTAGCGCGTGTTGATACTGATAAAGCGTCTGCGGGCGATATCGTTTGTATCACCGGCATCGATGGTCTAAGTATCTCTGATACTTTGTGTGATCCTACTTGTGTTGAAGCGCTTCCTGCCTTGTCTGTAGATGAGCCAACCGTTAGCATGACTTTCATGGTGAATGACTCACCGTTTGCTGGTAAAGAAGGTAAATACATCACGACTCGTAATATCTCCGATCGTCTTGATCGTGAGCTTATTCACAACGTGGCATTGCGTGTTAAGCAAGGCGAAACACCAGATAAATTCATTGTTTCTGGTCGTGGTGAGCTTCACCTTTCTGTATTGATTGAAAGTATGCGTCGTGAAGGCTTCGAGATGGGGGTTTCTCGTCCTGAAGTGGTTCAAAAAGAAGTCGATGGAAAAATTCATGAACCGTTTGAATTAGTAGTTATCGACGTTGAAGAGCAGCATCAAGGTTCTATCATGGAAGAGCTTGGTTTACGTAAAGCTGAGTTAACGAACATGGAGCCCGATGGTAAAGGTCGTGTTCGTCTTGAGTTCATGACACCTTCTCGCGGCTTGATCGGTTTCCGTGGCTTATTCCTAACATTAACGTCTGGCTCTGGTATCATGACCAGCGTATTTGACCATTATGGTCCAGTAAAAGAAGGTGATGTAGGGAGCCGCCAGAACGGTGTATTGGTCAGCATGTTAGCCGGTAAAACTGCGGCGTTTGCGTTGTTTAACCTACAAAGCCGTGGTCGCTTATTCTTGGGTCATGCGGTTGAAGTGTACGAAGGCCAAGTTATCGGTCTTCACTCACGCGATAACGACCTAACGGTTAACCCAGTGAAAGGTAAGCAGTTAACGAACATGCGTGCCTCTGGTACAGATGAGGCCTTGACCTTGACACCACCCATTCGCCATACACTTGAGCAAGCGCTTGAGTTCATTGAAGACGATGAGTTGGTCGAAGTGACACCGGAAAGCATCCGTATTCGTAAAAAATTACTAACTGAAAACGAGCGTAAACGCGCTGGTCGTAAGTAA
- a CDS encoding L-threonylcarbamoyladenylate synthase, which translates to MNLITSVAVLADIIRQGGVIAYPTEGVWGLGCDPFNHAAVKRILALKDRPESKGLILIAGEANALSAWKETLDAAAYQRLISDNAMPTSWVVPDTHIAPSWVRGEHQSVAIRLSQHPPVQTLCLAFQGVLVSTSANPAGLAPAMSAEEVHLYFGDRIDAIFDAPLGNASQPSQVKDILTDAVFRA; encoded by the coding sequence ATGAATCTTATAACATCTGTGGCCGTATTGGCTGATATTATTCGACAGGGTGGCGTCATTGCTTACCCAACAGAAGGCGTATGGGGGTTAGGCTGCGACCCCTTTAATCACGCTGCGGTGAAACGTATATTAGCCCTGAAAGATCGCCCTGAATCAAAAGGCCTTATTTTAATTGCGGGTGAGGCTAACGCACTTTCCGCTTGGAAAGAAACCTTAGATGCGGCCGCTTATCAGCGTTTAATCAGTGACAATGCCATGCCAACGTCTTGGGTGGTTCCAGACACGCACATCGCGCCAAGCTGGGTACGAGGCGAACACCAAAGCGTTGCCATACGCTTGTCTCAACATCCACCAGTACAAACACTGTGCTTGGCTTTCCAAGGTGTACTTGTGTCAACCTCCGCCAACCCTGCAGGACTGGCGCCAGCCATGAGCGCAGAAGAAGTTCACCTGTATTTTGGCGATCGCATTGACGCTATCTTTGATGCACCGCTTGGCAACGCATCCCAACCTTCTCAGGTGAAGGACATCCTGACAGACGCCGTGTTTAGAGCATAA
- the dtd gene encoding D-aminoacyl-tRNA deacylase produces the protein MKLLVQRALNASVVVNNETVGAISHGQLVFVGIEKGDTENDGQRLADKLLKYRMFSDTDGKMNLNVQQVNGGVLLVSQFTLAAETKKGLRPGFSTAAIPEEAERLFNDFVHKVRAQHDQVETGRFAADMKVSLTNDGPVTFLLE, from the coding sequence ATGAAGCTGCTAGTACAAAGGGCATTAAACGCCAGTGTGGTCGTCAATAACGAAACGGTCGGCGCGATATCGCACGGTCAACTGGTATTTGTTGGTATCGAAAAAGGTGACACAGAAAATGATGGGCAAAGATTGGCCGATAAGTTGTTGAAATACCGTATGTTTAGTGACACAGACGGTAAGATGAATCTTAACGTGCAGCAAGTGAACGGCGGTGTGCTATTGGTCTCGCAATTTACTCTGGCGGCTGAGACGAAAAAAGGCCTACGTCCGGGTTTTTCCACCGCTGCCATACCAGAAGAAGCCGAAAGATTGTTCAATGACTTTGTACACAAAGTACGCGCCCAACATGATCAAGTTGAAACAGGGCGCTTTGCTGCCGACATGAAAGTGTCTCTTACCAACGACGGCCCCGTGACTTTTCTGCTTGAATAG
- a CDS encoding phosphoribosyl-ATP diphosphatase codes for MKTDVLIELAATLEQRKTAAADSSYVASLHSKGLNKILEKVGEESIETILAAKDAITSGDTSDVIYETADLWFHTLVMLSHLNIGPEAILDELARRFDLSGLEEKASRTK; via the coding sequence ATGAAAACCGATGTATTAATTGAGTTAGCGGCAACACTTGAACAGCGTAAAACAGCGGCGGCCGACTCGTCTTATGTGGCCAGCTTACACTCAAAAGGGCTGAACAAAATTTTGGAAAAAGTGGGCGAAGAAAGCATCGAGACTATCCTCGCCGCCAAAGACGCCATCACATCTGGCGACACGTCAGACGTGATTTATGAGACAGCCGACTTGTGGTTTCACACACTGGTTATGCTGTCTCATTTAAACATCGGCCCAGAAGCCATATTAGATGAGCTCGCGCGTCGATTCGATTTGTCTGGTTTAGAAGAAAAAGCCAGTCGCACTAAATAA
- the tatC gene encoding twin-arginine translocase subunit TatC, whose translation MSTDSTHQAPLVAHLIELRNRLLKCVLAILILFIGLYYFANDLYLIVSEPLRLLLPPGSSLIATEVASPFLAPLKLTFAVAVLISVPYTLFQAWSFIAPALYKNEKQIAIPLLISSIFLFYAGVLFAYFAVLPLIFGFFTTVGPGEVTVMTDINNYLNFVLKLFFAFGVTFEIPVATYLLIKAGVTTVATLSKKRPYIFLGCFVVGMLITPPDIFSQTLLAIPMWMLFELGLIAGRSVKVVVDGSEEAEQSDSAPSK comes from the coding sequence ATGAGCACAGATTCTACTCACCAAGCGCCACTGGTCGCTCATCTTATCGAGCTCAGAAATCGCTTACTAAAATGCGTTTTGGCGATATTAATTCTGTTTATTGGCTTATATTATTTTGCCAACGACTTGTATTTGATCGTGTCTGAGCCGCTTCGATTGTTACTGCCGCCAGGTAGTTCTTTAATTGCAACTGAAGTAGCGTCGCCGTTTTTGGCTCCTTTGAAGCTGACATTCGCCGTCGCGGTTTTAATTTCAGTGCCTTACACTCTTTTCCAAGCTTGGTCTTTTATTGCGCCTGCGCTCTATAAAAATGAAAAACAAATTGCCATTCCTTTATTGATCTCGAGTATCTTCTTATTTTACGCTGGCGTATTGTTTGCCTACTTTGCAGTATTGCCGCTGATTTTTGGTTTCTTCACGACCGTAGGGCCAGGGGAAGTGACCGTCATGACCGATATAAACAATTATCTGAACTTTGTCCTTAAGCTGTTTTTTGCTTTTGGAGTGACGTTTGAAATTCCCGTCGCAACGTATTTGCTTATCAAAGCAGGCGTGACAACCGTGGCCACCTTATCTAAAAAGCGCCCTTATATTTTTCTGGGTTGTTTTGTAGTCGGCATGTTGATCACACCGCCGGATATTTTTTCTCAGACGCTATTGGCCATCCCAATGTGGATGCTGTTTGAACTTGGACTTATTGCAGGTCGATCAGTGAAAGTTGTGGTCGATGGCAGTGAAGAAGCGGAGCAAAGCGACTCAGCGCCTTCTAAATAA
- a CDS encoding ABC transporter ATP-binding protein: MTSLMEFKNVDVHYGPIQALKQVSLTVNEGEIVTLIGANGAGKSTLLMSIFGQPRISAGEIIYRGEDISQKSAHYVASNGLAQSPEGRRIFPSMSVEENLLMGTIPIGMDHAEEDMQRMFELFPRLLERRNQRASTMSGGEQQMLAIARALMSRPKLLLLDEPSLGLAPIIVKQIFQILKDVASTGMTIFLVEQNANHALKLANRGYVMVNGEIRMTGTGQELLVNPDVREAYLGGH, translated from the coding sequence ATGACATCTTTGATGGAATTTAAGAACGTAGATGTTCATTACGGTCCGATACAAGCCCTTAAACAAGTGTCATTGACCGTAAATGAAGGTGAAATTGTTACCCTAATTGGTGCAAATGGCGCAGGAAAATCCACGTTATTGATGTCGATTTTTGGTCAGCCTCGTATTTCTGCAGGTGAGATTATCTATCGCGGTGAAGACATTTCGCAAAAGTCTGCGCATTACGTTGCCTCTAACGGTTTAGCGCAATCGCCAGAAGGCCGTCGTATTTTTCCAAGTATGTCGGTAGAAGAAAATCTTTTGATGGGGACCATTCCTATCGGCATGGACCATGCGGAAGAAGACATGCAGCGTATGTTTGAGTTGTTTCCTCGCTTATTAGAGCGTCGTAACCAGCGTGCATCTACCATGTCGGGCGGTGAGCAGCAAATGCTGGCGATTGCACGTGCGCTGATGAGTCGCCCTAAGTTGCTTCTGTTGGATGAGCCGAGTTTGGGCCTAGCGCCAATCATTGTGAAGCAAATCTTCCAGATTTTGAAAGACGTTGCCAGTACGGGTATGACGATTTTCTTAGTAGAGCAAAATGCAAACCACGCTCTAAAACTGGCTAATCGTGGTTATGTTATGGTGAATGGTGAAATACGGATGACAGGGACGGGCCAAGAGCTGTTGGTTAACCCGGATGTACGTGAAGCGTATTTGGGTGGACACTAA
- the glnL gene encoding nitrogen regulation protein NR(II) translates to MYSLLIDHLSTAIVQLNDRLEIEYLNPAAEMLLAVSRRRVQGHNIGVAFREDDASINALYASIESGYPFTKREAEIECSNNKKLFCDYTVTPVMGTSNDTESLIIELYPRDRMKRISQEDEIIANHESSKELVRGLAHEIKNPLGGIRGAAQLISRAFTDEALNDYTQVIIEESDRLRDLVDRLLGPRQLPKNKPLNIHKVIERVRQLISVETDHKIEFIRDYDPSIPDLIGDESQLIQALLNITRNAMQALMEDTNNHQKTIHMATRALRQFTIGSKRHRLVCKISIIDNGPGIPDALLKTLFYPMVSGRADGTGLGLSIAQSVVHQHHGIIECNSYPNKTEFNLLIPIETIIQD, encoded by the coding sequence GTGTATAGTTTATTAATAGATCACTTATCTACTGCCATCGTTCAATTAAACGATCGCCTTGAAATCGAGTACCTTAATCCCGCCGCAGAAATGTTACTCGCCGTTAGCCGCCGTCGAGTTCAAGGCCACAATATTGGCGTGGCTTTTCGAGAAGACGACGCCAGCATCAATGCCTTGTATGCGTCTATTGAGTCAGGCTACCCGTTTACTAAACGCGAGGCCGAAATAGAATGCAGCAACAATAAAAAGCTATTTTGCGATTACACTGTTACACCAGTAATGGGCACCTCGAATGACACTGAAAGCCTTATTATTGAGCTCTATCCTCGCGACAGAATGAAACGCATCTCACAAGAAGATGAAATCATTGCCAACCACGAGAGCAGTAAAGAGCTGGTTCGTGGTCTCGCTCATGAAATAAAAAACCCGCTTGGTGGCATTCGTGGTGCCGCTCAGCTAATAAGTCGGGCGTTTACCGATGAGGCGCTTAACGATTATACTCAGGTCATTATTGAGGAATCGGATCGATTACGGGATCTCGTAGACCGTTTATTAGGCCCACGACAACTCCCCAAGAACAAGCCATTGAATATCCACAAAGTCATTGAACGTGTCAGACAGCTCATTTCAGTTGAAACAGACCATAAAATTGAGTTTATTAGAGACTATGACCCGAGCATTCCAGATTTAATTGGTGATGAATCACAGCTCATACAAGCCCTTTTAAACATCACCAGAAACGCCATGCAAGCGCTAATGGAAGACACAAACAATCACCAAAAAACCATTCATATGGCAACCCGCGCTTTACGTCAGTTCACCATTGGTTCAAAACGTCATCGCTTGGTTTGCAAAATCAGCATTATCGATAATGGCCCTGGCATTCCCGACGCTCTTTTAAAAACACTTTTCTATCCCATGGTCAGCGGACGTGCTGACGGAACCGGGCTGGGTCTCTCTATCGCGCAATCGGTTGTCCATCAACATCATGGCATTATCGAGTGCAACAGTTACCCCAATAAAACCGAATTCAATTTATTAATTCCCATTGAGACAATAATCCAAGACTAG
- the glnA gene encoding glutamate--ammonia ligase translates to MSNKTLALIAEHDAKWVDLRFTDFKGKEQHVTIPAITVDEEFFENGQMFDGSSISGWKGINESDMIMSPQDDTAVIDPFTEESTVIVRCNIIEPSTMQGYDRDPRSVALRAEAFLQSTGLGDTAFFGPEPEFFIFDDVRWKTDMSGCSVEINAEEAAWSSNKKIEGGNMGHRPFVKGGYFPVPPVDSHHDLRGAMCNAMESMGLVIEVHHHEVATAGQNEIGVKFNTLVKKADEVQILKYCVHNVAHAYGKTATFMPKPIVGDNGSGMHVHQSFWKDGENQFAGDQYAGLSEMALYYIGGIIKHAKALNAFTNASTNSYKRLVPHFEAPVMLAYSARNRSASIRIPYVASPKGKRIEARFPDPTANPYLAFAAMLMAGIDGIRNKIHPGDAADKDLYDLPPEEAHAIPQVAGSLEEALKCLDEGREFLTQGGVFSDDMIDAYIELKTAEARRVSMTTHPLEFELYYSL, encoded by the coding sequence ATGTCAAACAAGACCCTTGCCTTGATTGCTGAGCATGACGCGAAGTGGGTTGACCTTCGCTTTACTGACTTTAAAGGTAAAGAACAACACGTCACGATTCCAGCTATCACGGTAGATGAAGAATTTTTCGAAAATGGCCAAATGTTTGATGGCTCTTCTATTTCTGGCTGGAAGGGCATTAACGAATCCGACATGATCATGTCGCCACAAGACGATACTGCAGTGATTGACCCTTTCACTGAAGAGTCTACCGTTATTGTTCGTTGTAACATCATCGAACCTTCTACTATGCAAGGTTATGACCGCGACCCTCGCTCTGTTGCTTTACGTGCAGAAGCGTTTCTTCAATCAACGGGTCTTGGTGACACAGCATTTTTCGGTCCAGAGCCGGAATTCTTCATTTTTGATGATGTTCGTTGGAAAACAGACATGTCAGGCTGTTCTGTAGAAATCAATGCAGAAGAAGCGGCTTGGTCTTCTAACAAAAAAATCGAAGGCGGCAACATGGGCCACCGTCCTTTCGTTAAAGGCGGTTACTTCCCCGTACCACCAGTCGATTCTCATCACGATCTTCGTGGCGCCATGTGTAACGCTATGGAATCTATGGGCTTGGTCATCGAAGTTCATCACCACGAAGTAGCGACGGCCGGACAAAACGAAATCGGTGTTAAATTTAACACGCTTGTTAAAAAAGCCGACGAAGTTCAAATTCTTAAGTACTGCGTACATAACGTTGCTCACGCTTACGGCAAAACAGCGACTTTCATGCCTAAACCTATCGTTGGCGACAACGGTTCTGGCATGCACGTTCACCAGTCTTTCTGGAAAGATGGCGAAAACCAATTCGCAGGCGATCAGTATGCTGGCCTATCTGAAATGGCGCTTTACTACATCGGCGGTATCATCAAGCACGCTAAAGCATTGAATGCGTTCACTAACGCGTCAACTAACTCTTACAAGCGTCTTGTTCCACATTTCGAAGCTCCTGTTATGCTTGCATACTCTGCGCGTAACCGTTCTGCTTCTATTCGTATCCCATACGTTGCAAGCCCTAAAGGCAAGCGTATTGAAGCACGTTTCCCTGATCCAACCGCGAACCCTTACCTAGCTTTCGCAGCTATGTTGATGGCAGGTATTGATGGTATTAGAAACAAGATTCACCCTGGCGATGCCGCTGACAAAGATCTTTACGACCTTCCACCTGAAGAAGCTCATGCGATTCCACAGGTTGCTGGTAGCTTAGAAGAAGCGCTTAAGTGCTTAGACGAAGGCCGTGAGTTCTTGACTCAAGGCGGTGTTTTCTCTGACGACATGATCGATGCTTACATCGAACTAAAAACAGCGGAAGCTCGTCGTGTCTCTATGACAACTCACCCACTTGAGTTCGAACTTTACTACAGCCTATAA